A portion of the Planctomycetia bacterium genome contains these proteins:
- a CDS encoding DUF1501 domain-containing protein, whose protein sequence is MPAPNAHDITINRRYFLRDCGVGLGKIALAGLLAQSTRPASGAGPLAPRASHFPGKAKRVIHLFMGGAPSQLELFDHKPLLTKYEGQSLPESIIGGQRYAFIRSDAAVLGPRFPFAQHGSCGAEISSALPHLSKVVDELAILRTVHTDQFNHAPAQTFLSTGFQQPGRPSIGSWVLYGLGAETEELPAYVVMSTGSGLSGGAALWSSGFLPTTYAGVRFRTQGDAILDVASPAGVDARLQRDTVDLVNRFNQRQFAATGDTEISTRIAAFEMAMRLQISAPELSDLRSETQETLNLYGCDPEKPSFARACVLARRMIERGVRCVTIYHEGWDAHSDVEGNVRSNCLATDQASAALLLDLKRRGMLEDTLVIWGGEFGRTPMVESNPALGRKLGRDHHPQAFSMWLAGGGVKPGVSHGVTDDFGFHPVEHPVHVQDVHATLLHCLGFDHERLTFSRQGLDFRLTGVEPRQVIREIIS, encoded by the coding sequence ATGCCTGCGCCAAACGCCCACGATATCACGATCAATCGTCGCTATTTCTTGCGCGATTGCGGCGTCGGCCTCGGCAAGATCGCCTTGGCGGGACTGCTCGCGCAGTCCACGAGGCCCGCCAGTGGGGCGGGGCCGCTCGCGCCACGTGCCTCGCATTTTCCCGGCAAAGCCAAACGCGTCATACATCTCTTCATGGGGGGCGCACCGAGCCAACTAGAATTGTTCGATCACAAGCCATTGTTGACGAAGTACGAAGGCCAGTCGTTGCCGGAGTCGATCATCGGCGGCCAACGCTACGCGTTCATTCGCTCCGATGCGGCAGTGCTCGGGCCGCGATTCCCCTTCGCGCAACACGGTAGTTGCGGTGCGGAAATCTCGTCCGCCTTGCCGCATCTGTCGAAAGTCGTCGACGAACTGGCGATTTTGCGCACCGTGCATACCGATCAATTCAATCACGCTCCGGCGCAGACATTTCTGAGCACCGGTTTTCAACAACCGGGGCGTCCTTCGATCGGCTCCTGGGTTTTATACGGCCTCGGCGCCGAAACCGAGGAACTTCCCGCCTACGTCGTGATGAGCACCGGCAGCGGGCTCAGCGGTGGCGCGGCGCTCTGGTCCAGCGGATTCCTGCCGACCACCTACGCCGGCGTCCGTTTTCGGACGCAGGGGGACGCAATCCTGGACGTCGCCAGTCCCGCCGGCGTCGATGCGCGACTGCAACGCGACACGGTCGACCTGGTGAACCGCTTTAACCAGCGGCAATTCGCCGCGACCGGCGACACGGAGATTTCCACCCGCATCGCGGCATTCGAGATGGCGATGCGATTGCAAATCTCCGCACCGGAGTTGAGTGATCTGCGCAGTGAAACTCAGGAGACGCTGAACCTCTACGGTTGTGATCCGGAAAAGCCGTCCTTCGCCCGCGCTTGCGTGCTGGCGCGGCGAATGATCGAACGCGGCGTGCGTTGCGTCACAATCTATCACGAAGGGTGGGACGCCCATAGCGACGTCGAAGGCAATGTCCGCAGTAATTGCCTCGCCACCGATCAGGCCAGCGCGGCCTTGCTGCTTGATTTGAAACGCCGCGGAATGCTGGAGGACACGCTGGTGATTTGGGGCGGAGAATTCGGCCGCACGCCGATGGTCGAATCCAACCCCGCGCTCGGCCGCAAACTGGGCCGCGACCACCATCCGCAAGCTTTTTCGATGTGGCTCGCCGGCGGCGGCGTCAAACCGGGCGTATCGCATGGCGTGACGGACGATTTCGGCTTCCATCCGGTGGAGCATCCGGTCCACGTGCAGGATGTCCACGCCACGCTGTTGCACTGCCTCGGCTTCGACCACGAGCGCCTGACATTCAGTCGCCAAGGACTCGACTTCCGTCTCACCGGAGTCGAACCGCGACAGGTCATCCGCGAAATCATCAGTTAG
- a CDS encoding DUF1501 domain-containing protein: MPSPLRSQARYCDGVSRRSFLQIGSLAIGGLSLPRLFAAEDAGRVARSHKSVIMVYLSGGLAHQDSFDLKPDAPEGIRGEFRPIDTNVPGIQICELLPRLAAMTDKLALVRSIVGLRDEHSSFQNLTGFPMDQAQREGKPNFGSVVAKLQGAIDPVVPPFVDLFPTMQHRPYNSPGFGILGQSAGGVKADGEGLENMKLMRISESQLEGRRALRDSVDHFRRQVEGLEVDRLGAQYQRAFDVLTSNKLVNSLDLEKEDPAVRDRYGRGSSKHQGDGAPLFNDHLLMARRLVETGVRCVTVAYGFWDTHGNNFGHLKGNLPQFDQGISALVDDLHQRGLDRDVTVIVWGEFGRTPKINKDAGRDHWARVNGALLAGGGLRTGQVIGSTDKLGAEAAARPVHYLDVLATLYHAMGIDPHTIVTDKTNRPVGLLPDAAQVIEELI, translated from the coding sequence ATGCCTTCGCCGCTTCGTTCGCAGGCACGTTACTGCGATGGCGTCTCGCGCCGCTCATTCTTGCAGATCGGCTCGTTGGCGATCGGCGGACTCTCGTTGCCGCGACTCTTCGCCGCTGAGGACGCTGGACGCGTCGCGCGATCGCACAAGTCGGTGATCATGGTCTATCTGTCGGGCGGGCTCGCGCATCAAGATTCGTTCGATCTCAAGCCGGACGCTCCGGAAGGCATTCGCGGCGAGTTCCGGCCGATCGACACGAACGTGCCGGGCATCCAGATTTGCGAACTGTTACCGCGACTGGCCGCCATGACTGACAAGCTGGCACTCGTGCGCTCCATCGTCGGCCTGCGCGATGAGCATAGCAGCTTTCAAAACTTGACCGGATTCCCAATGGACCAGGCTCAACGCGAAGGCAAGCCAAACTTCGGCAGCGTCGTCGCGAAGCTCCAGGGCGCCATTGACCCGGTGGTGCCGCCGTTTGTCGACCTCTTCCCGACGATGCAGCACCGTCCCTACAACAGCCCCGGCTTCGGCATACTTGGCCAGTCCGCCGGCGGTGTGAAGGCCGACGGCGAAGGCCTGGAAAACATGAAGCTGATGCGAATCAGCGAAAGCCAGTTAGAAGGACGCCGCGCACTGCGCGATTCTGTCGATCACTTCCGCCGGCAAGTGGAAGGCCTGGAAGTCGATCGACTTGGCGCGCAGTATCAACGCGCGTTCGATGTGCTCACCTCGAACAAGCTTGTCAACTCGCTCGATCTCGAAAAGGAAGATCCCGCCGTGCGTGATCGCTACGGGCGCGGTTCATCGAAGCATCAAGGCGACGGCGCTCCACTGTTCAACGATCACCTGCTCATGGCGCGGCGCTTGGTGGAGACCGGCGTGCGCTGCGTGACCGTGGCCTATGGCTTCTGGGACACGCACGGCAACAACTTCGGCCATTTGAAGGGCAACCTGCCGCAGTTCGACCAGGGGATTTCCGCCCTCGTCGACGACTTACACCAGCGCGGGCTCGACCGAGACGTCACGGTGATCGTGTGGGGCGAGTTCGGCCGCACGCCGAAAATCAATAAGGACGCCGGACGCGACCATTGGGCCCGCGTCAACGGCGCGCTCCTGGCTGGCGGCGGATTGCGCACCGGCCAGGTGATCGGTTCGACGGACAAGCTCGGCGCGGAAGCGGCTGCGCGCCCTGTGCACTATCTCGACGTGCTGGCCACGCTCTACCACGCCATGGGCATTGACCCGCACACGATCGTCACCGACAAGACGAACCGCCCTGTCGGACTCTTGCCGGACGCGGCGCAGGTGATCGAAGAGTTGATTTGA
- a CDS encoding SDR family oxidoreductase, with amino-acid sequence MPRTTLVTGGAGFIGSHLVEACVERGDRVRVLDNLCTGKRENLGPWADRIEFIEADVTDAAALARAVAGVDTIFHEAALASVPLSVERPLDTNAACVTGTLALLHAARTAGVRRVVYAGSSSAYGDQPTSSKRETDKLAPISPYGAAKLAGEMYCQAYAALGGLETVTVRYFNVFGPRQDPHSQYSAVIPLFITAMIAGQAPVIYGDGRQSRDFTFVKDVVHGNLLAADAPGVSGRAFNIASGGSVDLLQLIRGLNEFLKLDIQPVHQPPRAGDVRTSQADITQALLHLGYDPQFTFEEGLRRSIEFYLAQTKR; translated from the coding sequence ATGCCTCGCACCACACTTGTTACCGGCGGCGCCGGATTCATTGGTTCGCACCTGGTCGAAGCGTGCGTCGAACGGGGCGATCGCGTGCGGGTGCTTGATAACCTGTGCACGGGAAAGCGGGAGAATCTCGGCCCGTGGGCCGACCGCATCGAGTTCATCGAGGCGGACGTCACCGACGCCGCGGCGCTCGCGCGGGCCGTGGCGGGCGTCGATACGATCTTCCATGAAGCCGCGCTGGCTAGCGTGCCGTTGAGCGTGGAGCGGCCGCTCGATACCAACGCCGCGTGCGTGACCGGAACTTTGGCGCTGTTGCATGCCGCCCGGACCGCCGGCGTGCGGCGCGTGGTGTATGCCGGGTCCAGCAGCGCGTATGGCGACCAGCCAACCTCCTCGAAGCGCGAGACCGATAAGCTGGCGCCGATCTCGCCGTACGGCGCGGCGAAGTTGGCCGGCGAGATGTATTGCCAAGCCTATGCGGCGCTGGGCGGTTTGGAAACCGTCACAGTGCGCTACTTCAACGTGTTCGGTCCGCGCCAGGATCCGCACAGTCAATACTCGGCGGTGATCCCACTATTCATCACGGCTATGATCGCCGGCCAGGCGCCGGTGATTTACGGCGACGGCCGGCAATCACGCGACTTCACATTTGTGAAGGACGTCGTGCATGGCAACCTGTTGGCCGCCGACGCGCCGGGCGTGTCTGGACGCGCGTTCAACATTGCCAGCGGCGGCAGCGTCGATCTCTTGCAGTTGATCCGCGGGCTAAACGAGTTTCTTAAGCTCGACATTCAACCGGTTCATCAACCGCCGCGCGCCGGCGACGTGCGCACCAGCCAGGCGGACATCACGCAAGCCCTGCTGCACCTGGGTTACGATCCGCAATTCACCTTTGAAGAAGGTTTGCGCCGTTCGATAGAGTTCTATCTTGCCCAGACGAAGCGTTAG
- a CDS encoding AAA family ATPase: MYESFFGLRERPFAAAPKTERYFPAGSIENARRTIERCVDRAEGIAMLIGPPGSGKSLVAHLLAKRFQASLSIVHLQNGRFRNCKALLQTILFELRLPYRDMESGELRLALLDYLRTPDRCPQGLLLVVDEAHSLSLAQLEELHTLSLPVGNGQPRLRLVLIGSGGLEEKLTHPRLDSFSQRIVARCYLDALTLEETQAFVRAQVASVGGSLNLFPVEAINSLHHATDGIPRLINQVCDHALVLAFAGGKRKLDARTIEEAWADLQQLPSPWTDGRRAAEGDPSLPAPTIIEVGRLDEGEVAAYDEPEDEVERPAIHAWYGDLEQDEPAETLSTLEHHLQTLEQDYQPAAATAQFVGGGTTLENPFAEMFAEEEVVIDRFASLDELGFRPEQMVTTAMSGELSRLLQPYDRGTPAREFHVIRPASESAVATTAPATTATAVAEAPSSSDPVQPEEPDMIVLEDNPEELVQTIHPIVKRQEYRQLFAKLRRG, from the coding sequence ATGTACGAATCGTTTTTTGGCCTTCGCGAGCGTCCTTTCGCCGCCGCGCCCAAGACCGAACGCTATTTCCCGGCCGGATCGATCGAGAACGCCCGTCGCACCATCGAACGCTGCGTCGATCGCGCCGAGGGGATCGCCATGTTGATCGGCCCCCCCGGCTCGGGGAAGTCGCTCGTGGCGCACCTGCTGGCCAAGCGTTTCCAGGCGTCGCTGTCGATCGTCCACCTGCAAAACGGCCGCTTTCGCAACTGCAAGGCGCTGCTGCAAACCATCCTGTTCGAACTGCGGCTGCCGTACCGCGACATGGAATCCGGCGAGTTGCGGCTCGCGCTGTTGGACTACTTGCGCACGCCCGATCGTTGCCCGCAGGGTCTGCTGCTCGTGGTCGACGAGGCGCATTCGTTGTCGCTCGCGCAGCTCGAAGAGCTGCACACCCTGTCGTTGCCAGTCGGCAACGGGCAACCGCGATTGCGTTTGGTGCTGATCGGTTCCGGCGGCCTCGAAGAAAAGCTCACGCACCCGCGGCTTGATTCGTTCAGCCAGCGGATCGTCGCGCGTTGTTACCTGGACGCGTTGACGCTCGAGGAAACGCAAGCCTTCGTCCGCGCCCAAGTCGCTTCCGTCGGCGGGTCGCTGAACTTGTTCCCCGTCGAGGCGATCAACAGCCTGCATCACGCGACGGACGGCATCCCGCGGTTGATCAATCAGGTTTGCGATCACGCACTGGTGCTGGCCTTTGCGGGCGGCAAGCGGAAGCTCGACGCCCGCACCATCGAGGAAGCCTGGGCCGATTTGCAGCAATTGCCCAGCCCGTGGACTGACGGCCGTCGCGCAGCGGAGGGCGATCCGTCGCTGCCCGCGCCGACGATCATCGAGGTCGGCCGCTTGGACGAAGGGGAAGTCGCCGCCTACGACGAGCCGGAAGACGAAGTCGAACGGCCGGCGATTCATGCCTGGTACGGCGACCTGGAACAAGACGAGCCGGCCGAAACGCTCTCCACGTTGGAGCATCATCTGCAAACGCTGGAGCAGGACTACCAGCCAGCCGCCGCTACGGCCCAGTTCGTGGGCGGCGGGACGACGTTGGAAAATCCGTTCGCCGAGATGTTCGCTGAAGAGGAGGTGGTGATCGATCGCTTCGCGTCGCTCGACGAGCTCGGCTTCCGTCCCGAGCAGATGGTCACAACGGCCATGAGCGGCGAGTTGTCGCGGTTGTTGCAACCGTATGATCGTGGCACGCCGGCGCGCGAGTTCCACGTCATCCGCCCGGCGAGCGAATCGGCTGTCGCGACAACGGCGCCCGCTACGACAGCGACAGCCGTTGCCGAAGCTCCGTCGTCAAGCGATCCCGTACAGCCGGAGGAGCCGGACATGATTGTGCTGGAAGACAACCCCGAGGAACTCGTCCAGACGATTCACCCCATCGTGAAACGACAGGAGTATCGCCAACTCTTCGCCAAACTCCGCCGCGGTTAA
- a CDS encoding isochorismatase family protein: MRSLVHSRFRSLTLYSAILFACCSPPGLVHAADETFMLHARSQVETSAGSGRYHALTKEVRWEPTKTAVIVCDMWNQHWCRGATERVGQMAPRMNQVLRAARDLGALIIHCPSDTMKFYENHPQRRVATQAKPVEGRVKLEPWRSLNLDHEPALPIDDADGGCDCDPHCPQGSPWRHQIDTLEIMPKDAITDSAEAYYLLEERGIDNVILVGVHTNMCVLGRPFSIRQMVSLGKNVVLMRDMTDTMYCSGSAPFVNHFTGTDLVVGHIERYWCPTVTSADLLGGKEFRFPADHRPTVAMLIGEDEYQTERTLPEFALAKLGRDYRTRFIFASDTDKNDFPGIEAIDDADVLLVSVRRRLLTESQLAHVRNFVAAGKPIVGIRTASHAFSMREGDVPAGHEAWPEFDAEVLGGHYTNHHGNHPPDGPKSFVQIVPEAANSPILQGFTPGEQIVPSWLYMTSPLATGAQVLLTGRVEGVEQPEPVAWTYVPATGNRVFYTSLGHPEEFKSPEFRRLLANGIYWAAGKENEGEE, from the coding sequence ATGCGTTCGTTGGTCCACTCTCGTTTCAGGTCGCTCACGTTGTACTCCGCCATCCTCTTCGCGTGCTGCAGCCCGCCGGGTCTTGTCCATGCCGCCGACGAGACGTTCATGTTGCATGCCCGGTCGCAGGTCGAAACGTCCGCTGGCTCAGGACGCTATCACGCGCTCACTAAGGAAGTCCGCTGGGAGCCAACCAAAACGGCCGTCATCGTCTGCGATATGTGGAACCAGCACTGGTGCCGCGGCGCGACGGAACGCGTCGGCCAAATGGCGCCGCGGATGAATCAGGTGCTCCGCGCGGCGCGTGATCTCGGCGCGCTCATCATTCATTGTCCCAGCGACACGATGAAGTTCTACGAAAATCATCCGCAGCGCCGCGTGGCAACCCAGGCGAAACCGGTCGAAGGGCGCGTCAAGCTCGAACCGTGGCGATCGCTCAATTTGGATCACGAGCCGGCGCTGCCGATCGACGACGCCGACGGCGGCTGCGATTGCGATCCGCATTGTCCGCAGGGCAGCCCTTGGCGGCATCAAATCGACACGCTGGAAATCATGCCCAAGGACGCGATCACCGATAGCGCCGAAGCCTACTACCTGCTCGAAGAACGTGGCATCGACAACGTGATTCTCGTTGGCGTGCATACCAACATGTGCGTGTTGGGCCGCCCCTTCTCGATCCGGCAGATGGTCAGCCTCGGCAAGAACGTCGTCCTGATGCGCGACATGACCGACACGATGTATTGCTCCGGCAGCGCACCGTTCGTGAATCACTTCACCGGCACCGACCTGGTCGTCGGTCACATCGAACGCTACTGGTGCCCGACGGTGACGAGCGCCGACTTGCTCGGGGGCAAGGAATTCCGTTTCCCGGCGGATCATCGCCCAACCGTGGCAATGTTGATCGGCGAAGACGAATACCAAACCGAGCGCACCTTGCCCGAGTTCGCGCTCGCCAAGCTAGGGCGCGATTACCGCACGCGATTTATCTTCGCCTCCGACACGGACAAGAACGACTTTCCCGGCATCGAAGCGATTGACGATGCGGACGTGTTGCTCGTCAGCGTGCGGCGTCGTCTACTTACTGAATCACAACTCGCCCATGTGCGCAACTTCGTCGCCGCCGGCAAGCCAATCGTCGGCATTCGCACGGCGAGCCACGCCTTCTCTATGCGCGAAGGCGATGTGCCCGCCGGCCACGAAGCCTGGCCGGAGTTTGACGCCGAAGTCCTCGGCGGCCACTACACGAATCATCACGGCAACCATCCGCCCGACGGCCCCAAATCGTTTGTGCAAATCGTCCCCGAAGCGGCCAACAGCCCGATCCTGCAAGGTTTCACGCCCGGTGAGCAGATCGTGCCGTCCTGGCTCTACATGACCTCGCCGCTCGCCACCGGCGCACAAGTCCTGTTGACCGGCCGCGTGGAAGGCGTCGAACAACCAGAACCCGTCGCCTGGACCTATGTTCCCGCCACCGGCAACCGCGTCTTCTACACCTCGCTGGGCCATCCGGAGGAGTTCAAGTCGCCGGAATTCCGCAGGCTGCTGGCGAATGGGATTTACTGGGCGGCGGGGAAGGAGAATGAGGGGGAGGAGTAA
- a CDS encoding ImmA/IrrE family metallo-endopeptidase, giving the protein MLPEIPPEQLNTLLEELVVEHLALAVIHAPPVDAFALASSLGLIVARDASVAHRARLVRLNYQRGHSKTSILLAPEPRAERQQWSVAHEIGEHLASEACRRLGIRADELPPHGREQLANLLAGRMLLPATWFFADARRAGWDLISLKCLYATASHELIARRMLEGAIPIIIAVYDHDRLTWRKSNLPGRLPPPSPLQRDGRQAAHVTGESACDSDAQEDVQAWAIHEPEWKREIVRVELKGWE; this is encoded by the coding sequence ATGTTGCCTGAGATTCCGCCGGAGCAACTGAATACGCTTCTCGAAGAGCTCGTTGTAGAGCACCTTGCTCTGGCGGTGATTCATGCGCCTCCCGTCGACGCTTTCGCACTCGCGTCATCGCTGGGGCTGATCGTGGCGCGGGACGCGTCGGTGGCTCATCGCGCACGGCTGGTGCGATTGAACTACCAACGCGGTCATTCCAAGACGTCGATTCTCTTGGCGCCCGAGCCGCGCGCCGAGCGGCAGCAGTGGTCGGTGGCGCATGAGATCGGCGAACATCTGGCGTCAGAAGCTTGCCGTCGGCTCGGCATCCGCGCCGATGAATTGCCGCCGCATGGTCGTGAACAGCTCGCCAATTTGCTCGCCGGCCGAATGCTCTTGCCGGCTACCTGGTTCTTCGCCGACGCACGGCGCGCCGGTTGGGATTTGATATCGCTCAAGTGCTTGTATGCCACGGCGAGCCATGAGTTGATCGCGCGGCGGATGTTGGAAGGCGCAATACCGATTATCATCGCCGTCTACGACCACGATCGACTTACGTGGCGCAAGAGCAATCTGCCGGGCAGGCTCCCGCCGCCGAGTCCGCTGCAGCGAGATGGCCGCCAAGCGGCGCACGTGACTGGCGAGTCCGCCTGCGATTCAGACGCTCAAGAAGACGTCCAAGCCTGGGCCATCCACGAACCCGAATGGAAACGAGAGATCGTGCGCGTGGAACTAAAAGGCTGGGAATGA
- a CDS encoding MraY family glycosyltransferase, with product MLLAGVFGVALLTAVLLTPVVRWGAIRTGVVDHSDGKRKLHVAPAPLLGGVAVYLAILAGVFAADQLHGAIAGLGWWLVSAGLICVVGWCDDLWKLSPRWKIVGQTLAALPVVATQWQAAAVQLAGERIELGWWGAPLLLVWLLACINALNFVDGIDGLATSCGLVAAAFLATIAESHGDQPTMLAAIALCGALAGFLAFNLAPARIFLGDAGSMLIGLSLAVLSLEAFRNETGAAEPASMCLLLAIPLLDLTLAVVRRVLSGRPFWQADRFHMHHRLLERGCSVHETTSLLAGLGVLTGVGAATIAATGSAWPTWLLAGVALTLLVRGRYLAHHEWRLVQRLIARGLVTAAARIGEQSLGRELPSYEELAAAHDDEVWERLCGVVDACALANLEVTAGRNQTRCWSDRCGIASQVVPLDSHWGLQLDFQGADAGWCHMELQFGAQAAARPWQWLETMAALHHFGRYWAHYPDRTGAGVVSFSPAPRKAA from the coding sequence ATGCTGCTCGCGGGGGTCTTTGGCGTCGCCCTCCTAACCGCCGTGCTACTGACGCCCGTCGTCCGTTGGGGAGCGATTCGCACCGGCGTCGTCGACCATTCCGACGGCAAACGCAAGCTCCACGTCGCCCCGGCCCCGCTGTTGGGCGGCGTGGCCGTATATCTCGCCATTCTCGCCGGAGTGTTCGCCGCGGATCAACTGCATGGCGCTATCGCCGGCCTTGGCTGGTGGTTGGTCAGCGCGGGTTTGATCTGCGTGGTCGGCTGGTGCGACGATTTGTGGAAGTTATCGCCGCGCTGGAAGATCGTGGGACAAACCCTCGCGGCGCTGCCGGTCGTCGCCACGCAATGGCAGGCCGCCGCGGTGCAACTTGCCGGGGAACGTATCGAGCTCGGTTGGTGGGGCGCGCCGCTGCTGCTGGTTTGGTTGTTGGCCTGCATCAACGCCTTGAATTTTGTCGACGGCATCGACGGGCTGGCCACGTCCTGCGGCCTGGTCGCAGCCGCGTTCTTGGCGACGATCGCCGAAAGCCACGGTGATCAACCAACAATGCTGGCGGCGATCGCGCTATGCGGCGCGCTCGCCGGCTTCCTGGCATTTAACCTGGCCCCCGCGAGAATCTTCTTGGGCGATGCCGGCAGCATGTTGATCGGGCTCTCGCTCGCGGTGCTGTCGCTGGAAGCCTTCCGCAACGAAACGGGCGCGGCCGAGCCGGCGTCGATGTGCTTGCTGCTGGCCATTCCGCTCTTGGACCTGACGCTCGCCGTGGTTCGCCGCGTGTTGTCCGGACGACCGTTCTGGCAGGCCGATCGCTTTCACATGCATCACCGACTCCTGGAGCGCGGCTGCAGCGTGCATGAAACCACGTCGCTGCTGGCGGGCCTGGGCGTGTTGACGGGCGTGGGTGCGGCGACCATTGCCGCCACCGGTTCCGCCTGGCCGACGTGGTTGCTCGCCGGCGTCGCGTTGACACTGCTGGTCCGCGGGCGCTATCTCGCGCATCACGAGTGGCGCCTCGTCCAGCGCTTAATCGCGCGTGGGCTCGTCACCGCCGCCGCGCGCATTGGCGAGCAGAGCCTGGGCCGCGAACTGCCGAGCTACGAGGAACTCGCGGCCGCGCACGACGACGAGGTCTGGGAGCGCCTCTGCGGCGTGGTAGACGCGTGCGCCCTCGCGAACCTGGAAGTCACCGCTGGCAGGAACCAAACGCGCTGCTGGAGCGACCGCTGCGGCATTGCTTCCCAAGTCGTGCCGCTGGACTCGCACTGGGGCCTGCAACTGGACTTTCAAGGCGCCGACGCCGGCTGGTGTCACATGGAACTGCAGTTCGGGGCCCAAGCGGCTGCGCGCCCCTGGCAGTGGTTGGAAACCATGGCCGCGCTCCATCACTTCGGCCGCTACTGGGCGCACTATCCCGACCGAACTGGCGCCGGCGTAGTATCATTCAGCCCCGCGCCGCGCAAGGCCGCGTAG
- a CDS encoding glycosyltransferase family 39 protein, which translates to MPQTEPAIAPPREAMVNAMLEPRPDRRAWPRMAWRSVALVLVCLLPRAGVALKQNVICRDGVYYLQLAEALEQSDWTRGFQTLGLNVYPTLLATFDAWGLDAPTAGKWWGVAIASFTVLPLFGWVRRLFNDRVAWTVAILYAAHPKLIEWSPELVRDPTFWFLWTASIYGLVRAVIEVRLGWFLLAGAATALTVHTRFEGWLLYLPWVGWTWYRARHLLAERWALSRGAMAGVLVYPALLLLVNVTWLHDCPNWQLGSFQRLQYVRWWWQGSAPGTAQLAPRDRIDTGWLGTNVLIRPQISRAGGERVRSTSATHVFQVASTARPALRRVAHQSLVPATAERATSRQFTFEYLDALRRGFHLSHGLLAAWGIWRYRRLWARPDYHALLVPAIAIFAAIWIHFWYAGATSSRYVLTVLLVALPWTALGLLALLTIATAQLKALRPNWNVAPRGALAAAMSICFVTGAARAISSRDLGTVREAALGQWLGDTLGAETPVALAKTMPLCAYYAGPAQHVTWLDTHDTAWPAMLQNQALAVAIVEAHVWHDECARALNADWARLEASDLPAECRPGKFIVLVRRTALSANSATGAARTSRDDAAMRFRKAPVGR; encoded by the coding sequence ATGCCACAAACGGAACCCGCCATCGCCCCGCCGCGGGAAGCAATGGTCAACGCGATGCTCGAACCGCGCCCCGATCGGCGCGCATGGCCGCGCATGGCCTGGCGGTCCGTGGCACTCGTGTTGGTGTGCCTGCTGCCCCGAGCCGGCGTCGCGTTAAAACAGAACGTCATCTGCCGCGACGGAGTCTACTACCTGCAATTGGCCGAGGCCTTGGAACAAAGCGACTGGACGCGCGGGTTTCAGACGCTCGGTTTGAACGTCTATCCCACGCTGCTGGCGACATTCGACGCCTGGGGCCTCGACGCGCCGACTGCCGGCAAATGGTGGGGCGTGGCGATCGCCAGCTTCACGGTACTACCGCTATTTGGTTGGGTGCGTCGATTATTCAACGACCGCGTCGCCTGGACGGTCGCCATACTGTATGCCGCGCATCCCAAGCTGATCGAGTGGAGCCCCGAGCTGGTGCGCGATCCGACGTTCTGGTTCCTATGGACCGCGTCGATCTATGGCCTCGTCCGCGCCGTGATCGAAGTTCGACTCGGCTGGTTCCTACTGGCCGGCGCCGCGACCGCGTTAACGGTTCACACCCGCTTCGAAGGTTGGCTGCTCTATTTGCCGTGGGTCGGCTGGACCTGGTATCGCGCGCGGCATTTGCTGGCGGAGCGTTGGGCGCTCTCGCGTGGTGCGATGGCTGGCGTCTTGGTCTATCCCGCGCTCTTGTTGCTCGTGAACGTCACCTGGCTGCACGATTGCCCCAATTGGCAACTCGGCAGTTTTCAGCGATTGCAATACGTCCGTTGGTGGTGGCAAGGGAGCGCGCCGGGAACCGCACAGCTCGCGCCGCGCGACCGAATTGACACTGGGTGGCTGGGGACAAATGTACTCATTCGCCCCCAGATCTCTCGCGCTGGAGGCGAGCGAGTACGCTCGACCTCAGCCACCCACGTTTTTCAAGTCGCGTCGACCGCTCGCCCTGCGTTGCGGCGCGTCGCGCATCAAAGTTTGGTTCCCGCCACGGCCGAACGCGCGACGTCCCGGCAGTTCACGTTCGAGTATCTCGACGCGCTGCGGCGGGGTTTCCATCTCAGCCACGGTTTACTGGCAGCCTGGGGGATCTGGCGTTATCGACGTCTCTGGGCGCGGCCGGATTACCATGCACTGCTCGTTCCGGCCATCGCCATCTTTGCCGCGATTTGGATTCATTTCTGGTATGCCGGCGCCACGAGCAGCCGCTACGTGCTGACCGTGCTGCTGGTGGCGCTGCCATGGACGGCGCTCGGACTACTAGCCCTTTTGACGATTGCCACCGCGCAACTCAAAGCGCTCCGCCCCAACTGGAATGTTGCGCCCCGCGGCGCCTTGGCCGCTGCAATGTCCATTTGCTTCGTAACCGGCGCGGCGCGGGCGATCTCCAGCCGCGATTTGGGGACGGTGCGGGAAGCGGCGCTCGGCCAGTGGCTTGGCGATACGCTGGGTGCGGAGACGCCGGTCGCATTGGCCAAGACCATGCCCCTCTGCGCGTACTACGCCGGTCCGGCGCAACACGTCACCTGGCTAGATACGCACGACACGGCCTGGCCCGCGATGCTCCAGAATCAGGCGCTCGCCGTGGCGATTGTCGAAGCGCACGTCTGGCACGACGAATGTGCCCGTGCGTTAAACGCCGATTGGGCGCGCTTGGAAGCGAGTGATCTGCCGGCAGAGTGCCGGCCAGGAAAGTTTATTGTGTTGGTGCGTCGCACTGCCCTGAGCGCCAACTCGGCGACGGGCGCGGCGCGGACCTCGCGAGACGACGCAGCGATGCGCTTCAGAAAGGCCCCGGTAGGAAGATGA